A window from Bosea sp. ANAM02 encodes these proteins:
- a CDS encoding helix-turn-helix domain-containing protein, with the protein MSETTPAPLPRLSYTLNEAVQVTGISQRMLYSHRDAGLVTFVKNGRSNIILADDLQAMLHKLRAQSVKGQPFGLTAPAEQTIEQTPAPVVTEPKAAEPAKPAAPAPAKADFSLFMGAGRTTSTGKAAS; encoded by the coding sequence ATGTCTGAAACGACCCCGGCGCCGCTGCCGCGCCTCTCCTATACGCTGAACGAAGCCGTCCAAGTCACCGGCATCAGTCAGCGGATGCTCTACTCGCACCGCGACGCCGGCCTCGTGACCTTCGTCAAGAACGGCCGCAGCAACATCATCCTTGCCGACGACCTGCAGGCGATGCTGCACAAGCTGCGCGCGCAGTCCGTCAAGGGCCAGCCGTTCGGCCTTACGGCTCCGGCCGAACAGACGATCGAGCAGACCCCGGCCCCGGTCGTGACCGAGCCGAAGGCGGCCGAGCCCGCCAAGCCCGCCGCCCCGGCGCCTGCAAAGGCCGATTTCAGTTTGTTCATGGGCGCCGGCCGGACCACGTCCACCGGCAAGGCGGCGTCATGA
- a CDS encoding ProQ/FinO family protein yields MSEAISNKAARRARVLAMLDTLQARYPLAFARHRPALAIGISDAIAAANPDLNRADLGTAMSLHCASVTYLRSVAYGPRRVDLYGQPGEAPTDDARQHAVQRLTAMLARRDGKLMPAPAVTPEVAQPVPAPAPKASGINAAKPRLSLKRNAA; encoded by the coding sequence ATGAGCGAAGCCATCAGCAACAAGGCGGCCCGCCGTGCCCGCGTCCTCGCGATGCTCGACACGTTGCAAGCGCGCTACCCGCTCGCCTTCGCCCGTCACCGGCCGGCGTTGGCGATCGGCATTTCGGATGCGATCGCAGCGGCCAATCCGGACCTGAACCGGGCTGACCTCGGCACGGCCATGTCCCTGCACTGCGCCTCGGTCACATACCTGCGCAGCGTCGCCTATGGTCCGCGCCGGGTCGATCTCTACGGCCAGCCGGGCGAGGCACCGACGGACGATGCGCGCCAGCATGCAGTGCAGCGCCTGACCGCAATGCTCGCCCGTCGAGACGGCAAGCTGATGCCCGCGCCAGCCGTCACCCCGGAAGTGGCGCAACCGGTCCCTGCACCGGCGCCGAAGGCCAGTGGCATCAACGCGGCCAAGCCCCGGCTCTCGCTCAAGAGGAACGCGGCATGA
- a CDS encoding DoxX family protein has translation MIDNRLAPYGALTLRIALGLMFIAHAYLKLVIFTPAGFTGFLGQVGLPGLLAWPIMLAELLGGIAILIGFYGRYVSLALIPILLGALSVHAGNGWVFNAPNGGWEYPAFLALTALAHGLIGDGALAVTGSRSQATAKPALA, from the coding sequence ATGATCGACAATCGCCTCGCCCCCTATGGCGCCCTGACCTTGCGCATCGCGCTCGGCCTGATGTTCATCGCCCATGCCTATCTCAAGCTCGTCATCTTCACGCCGGCGGGCTTCACCGGCTTCCTCGGTCAGGTCGGCCTGCCCGGCCTCCTCGCCTGGCCGATCATGCTGGCCGAGCTTCTCGGCGGCATCGCCATCCTCATCGGCTTCTACGGTCGCTATGTCTCGCTGGCCCTGATCCCGATCCTGCTCGGCGCGCTCTCGGTCCATGCCGGCAACGGCTGGGTCTTCAACGCGCCGAATGGCGGCTGGGAGTATCCCGCCTTCCTCGCGCTGACCGCGCTGGCGCATGGATTGATCGGCGACGGCGCGCTCGCCGTCACCGGCTCCCGTTCCCAGGCCACCGCCAAGCCGGCCCTGGCCTGA
- a CDS encoding site-specific integrase: MARKLKEAELTTRNARTKLPAQAKPYWRRVDAEIHIGYRKGKRSGVWVVRWAIGNGYRQETVGNADDVTSVGTLTHDQAVRRGVEIVEQARKDEAAAAAGPIETVESAVRSYIEMRDARDSRRRGRTVKSDAHTRLTRHVLSHKIAAVKLHNLTPADVLAWQGGLTSLKETTQVRLWSDLRAALLAKDCKVKLPKRDDGDRDEYVETAREGQILTDAQVFAIVAKALEYDRDFGRLVSVLAATGARLSQVVRLKVSDFQPDISRLTVPTSRKGSQRNKLPSINVVLAPTVRDMLIEITKGRGPADPLLERNRAGNGRPLTRGAWKTASEMTKPWAAVLEAAGMKDSGIVPYALRHSSIVRWLRGTTPLDAAKQHDTSLSMIERHYGKFVRSSADDLAARMAISFGPATDGSNVHQLRTA; this comes from the coding sequence ATGGCGCGGAAGCTGAAGGAAGCCGAGCTGACCACGCGCAATGCGCGGACCAAATTGCCGGCGCAGGCCAAGCCATATTGGCGGCGCGTGGATGCCGAAATCCATATCGGCTACCGCAAGGGCAAGCGCTCCGGCGTGTGGGTCGTCCGTTGGGCCATCGGCAACGGCTACCGGCAAGAGACGGTCGGCAACGCTGACGACGTGACCAGCGTCGGCACCCTCACCCACGATCAGGCGGTCAGGCGCGGCGTTGAGATCGTCGAGCAGGCCCGCAAGGATGAAGCTGCGGCAGCGGCCGGCCCGATCGAGACGGTGGAGTCGGCCGTCCGCTCCTATATCGAGATGCGCGACGCCCGTGACAGTAGGCGGCGCGGCCGGACCGTGAAGAGCGATGCCCATACGAGGCTGACGCGCCATGTCCTCTCGCACAAGATCGCCGCCGTTAAGCTGCACAATCTGACGCCCGCCGACGTGTTGGCGTGGCAAGGCGGGCTGACCAGCCTGAAGGAGACGACGCAGGTCCGCTTATGGAGCGACCTGCGCGCCGCGCTACTGGCCAAGGACTGCAAGGTGAAGCTGCCGAAGCGCGATGACGGTGATCGCGACGAGTATGTCGAGACGGCCCGCGAGGGCCAAATCCTGACCGATGCGCAGGTCTTCGCGATCGTCGCCAAAGCGCTCGAATACGATCGGGACTTCGGCCGGCTCGTGTCCGTTCTCGCGGCGACGGGCGCGCGGCTTAGCCAAGTGGTCCGCCTCAAGGTCAGCGATTTTCAGCCCGATATCTCACGCCTGACCGTTCCGACCAGCCGCAAGGGCAGTCAGCGCAACAAACTGCCCTCAATCAACGTGGTGCTCGCGCCGACCGTGCGCGACATGCTGATCGAGATCACCAAGGGACGCGGCCCGGCGGACCCCCTGCTGGAGCGCAACCGGGCGGGTAATGGCCGGCCTCTGACGCGCGGCGCGTGGAAGACGGCGAGCGAGATGACCAAGCCATGGGCGGCCGTTCTTGAGGCAGCCGGCATGAAGGATTCGGGGATCGTTCCCTACGCGCTCCGGCATTCGAGCATCGTGCGTTGGCTGCGCGGGACCACGCCTCTCGACGCCGCCAAGCAGCACGACACCAGCCTTTCAATGATCGAACGGCACTACGGGAAATTCGTGCGGTCGTCCGCCGATGATCTGGCGGCGCGCATGGCCATTTCGTTCGGCCCGGCGACGGATGGCAGCAACGTGCATCAGCTCCGCACAGCGTAG